From the genome of Turicibacter faecis, one region includes:
- a CDS encoding galactokinase: MNIEKLKSAFTKVFGVKENIQLFFSPGRVNLIGEHIDYNGGCVFPSAITYGTYAVVSPREDRLVRLYSGNFEECGVIEFNLSDLSHTEDEHWSVYVKGVMEQFEKMGFEIKTGFDAYVYGTIPNGSGLSSSASLELLVSQILKELNGYEITMIDMVKLSQRAENDYVGVNCGIMDQFAIGMGKKDYAIKLNTNDLSYEYAEADLGDNSILIMNTNKKRELADSKYNERRGECDEALALLQTVADINYLCDLSEEEFNRVSNVINKDVLYRRAKHAVTENERVKLATHALAAKDLKRFGQLLNQSHKSLRDDYEVTGKELDTIVELAWAQEGVLGARMTGAGFGGCAIALVQNDALETVKEAIAKGYKEKIGYDAQLYVATIGDGTKTIA; encoded by the coding sequence ATGAATATTGAAAAATTAAAATCGGCGTTTACGAAAGTTTTTGGAGTTAAAGAAAACATCCAACTATTTTTCTCACCAGGACGTGTTAACTTAATTGGAGAACATATTGATTATAATGGAGGATGTGTGTTCCCATCAGCGATTACTTACGGAACATATGCTGTTGTGTCACCACGCGAGGATCGCTTAGTTCGTTTATATTCAGGTAATTTCGAAGAATGCGGAGTGATTGAATTTAATCTATCGGATTTATCACATACAGAAGATGAGCACTGGAGTGTTTATGTTAAAGGTGTGATGGAACAATTTGAAAAAATGGGATTTGAAATTAAGACAGGATTCGATGCCTATGTTTATGGAACCATTCCAAATGGTTCAGGATTATCTTCATCAGCATCTCTTGAATTACTAGTTTCACAAATTTTAAAAGAATTAAACGGTTATGAGATTACAATGATTGACATGGTGAAATTATCACAACGTGCTGAAAATGATTACGTGGGCGTAAATTGTGGAATTATGGACCAATTCGCGATTGGAATGGGGAAAAAAGACTATGCCATCAAATTAAATACAAATGATTTAAGTTATGAATATGCGGAAGCAGATTTAGGAGATAATTCTATTTTAATTATGAATACGAATAAAAAACGCGAATTAGCGGATTCAAAATATAATGAGCGTCGTGGAGAGTGTGATGAAGCATTGGCACTTCTTCAAACGGTAGCAGATATTAACTATTTATGTGATTTATCAGAAGAAGAATTTAATCGTGTTTCGAATGTAATTAATAAGGATGTTTTATATCGTCGTGCTAAACATGCGGTTACAGAAAATGAGCGTGTTAAATTAGCGACACATGCTTTAGCAGCAAAAGATTTAAAACGTTTCGGTCAATTATTAAATCAGTCACATAAATCTTTACGTGACGATTATGAGGTAACAGGAAAAGAGTTAGATACTATTGTTGAATTAGCTTGGGCACAAGAAGGGGTTTTAGGTGCTCGTATGACAGGTGCAGGATTTGGAGGATGTGCGATTGCACTTGTTCAAAATGATGCATTAGAAACGGTGAAAGAGGCTATTGCTAAAGGGTATAAGGAAAAAATCGGATACGATGCACAACTTTATGTGGCAACAATTGGAGATGGGACAAAAACAATTGCTTAA
- the galT gene encoding UDP-glucose--hexose-1-phosphate uridylyltransferase, translated as MDINYEINRLIQFGLAHHMIEEADVLYAANKIIDLLKVPSFEYESVEGEDLENPSTILEGILDYAVKQGVLECDSIDHRDLFDTKIMDCLMPRPSEVVKTFESYYAKDPKEATRYYYDLSKASNYIRLSRVAKNVSWKTTTKYGDLDITINLSKPEKDPKAIALAKSLPSSNYPKCLLCQENVGYAGTLNHPARQNHRIIPLELTDESWFLQYSPYVYYNEHCIVLKGDHEPMQISRLTFERLLQFVSQFKHYFLGSNADLPIVGGSILTHDHFQGGAYEFAMEQAPILKTLNVLNYQDVEVGFVQWPLSVLRLRGEDRDRLVELGDLILTAWRTYSDEALGIFSHTDEVPHNTITPIARFKDGKYELDLVLRNNRMSDEHPDGIYHPHAHLHHLKKENIGLIEVMGLAVLPGRLLHELDVVKQALVRRDPNVLVAAGLEKHLPWLKEMLAAYASVTAEEAIDLIHDEVGQKFVEILECCGVYKLTDEGLDGVQRFINHININCSL; from the coding sequence ATGGACATTAATTATGAGATTAATCGTTTAATTCAGTTTGGATTAGCACATCATATGATTGAAGAGGCGGATGTTTTATACGCTGCAAATAAAATAATTGATCTTTTAAAAGTACCATCGTTTGAGTACGAATCAGTTGAAGGTGAGGACCTTGAAAACCCAAGTACCATTTTAGAGGGGATTTTAGATTATGCGGTAAAACAAGGGGTTTTAGAGTGCGATAGTATTGATCACCGCGACTTATTTGATACGAAAATCATGGATTGCTTAATGCCACGTCCGTCAGAAGTGGTTAAAACATTTGAAAGCTACTATGCGAAAGATCCGAAAGAGGCGACACGTTATTACTATGACCTAAGTAAAGCTTCGAATTATATTCGTTTGAGCCGAGTGGCTAAAAATGTGAGTTGGAAAACAACAACAAAATACGGGGATTTGGATATAACGATTAATTTATCAAAGCCTGAAAAGGATCCTAAAGCTATTGCATTAGCGAAAAGCTTACCAAGTTCTAATTACCCTAAGTGTTTACTTTGTCAAGAAAATGTGGGTTATGCAGGAACGTTGAATCATCCAGCTCGCCAAAATCATCGAATTATTCCATTAGAGTTAACCGATGAATCATGGTTTTTACAATACTCTCCTTATGTTTATTACAATGAGCATTGTATTGTTTTAAAAGGTGATCATGAACCGATGCAAATTTCACGCTTAACATTTGAACGCTTGTTACAATTTGTTAGTCAATTTAAGCATTATTTTTTAGGATCAAATGCTGATTTACCGATTGTTGGGGGATCAATTTTGACACATGACCATTTCCAAGGTGGAGCTTATGAATTTGCAATGGAGCAGGCTCCAATTTTAAAAACATTAAATGTGTTAAATTATCAAGATGTAGAGGTTGGTTTTGTTCAGTGGCCGTTAAGTGTTTTACGCTTAAGAGGTGAAGATCGTGATCGTCTTGTTGAGTTAGGAGATCTTATTTTAACGGCATGGCGCACATATAGCGATGAGGCACTCGGTATCTTCTCACATACTGATGAGGTACCACACAATACGATTACGCCGATTGCTCGTTTTAAAGATGGAAAATATGAGTTAGATTTAGTATTACGTAATAATCGTATGTCGGATGAGCATCCAGATGGAATTTATCATCCACACGCGCATCTTCATCATTTGAAAAAAGAGAATATTGGATTAATCGAGGTCATGGGGCTTGCAGTGTTACCAGGGCGACTTCTTCATGAGCTAGATGTGGTGAAGCAAGCTTTAGTTCGACGAGATCCAAATGTATTGGTAGCAGCGGGTCTTGAAAAGCATCTTCCATGGCTTAAGGAGATGTTAGCAGCCTATGCATCAGTCACGGCAGAAGAGGCGATAGATTTAATTCATGATGAAGTTGGGCAAAAATTTGTTGAAATCTTAGAGTGTTGTGGTGTATATAAATTAACAGACGAAGGATTAGATGGGGTTCAACGATTTATTAACCATATTAATATTAATTGTTCGTTATAA